CAGATGTCGCGCACTATTGAAGCCTGGGTTGTGGTTGAAAACCTTGAGAATGACCTGCCGTTTTTCAGGCTCAAAGTGGAGCCGGCCGACCGTCCGGAGGTTGTGCATGTAAAAAGAGGTAATTTTTATGCGCCCTTTGATTCTAAGGGGGCAATGAAAGTAATTGTTCAGCCTGATCTTGTTTTCGGCGCGCAAAACGACCTAATCATTCCCGCCGCTTTTTTACGAAAGGGCTTTTTCCCGGTTCCAAAGTGCCAGTTTGCCAAGTCAAAGACTCCTTGCGCGTTCGCGTATAAACGTATCAGGCTTAAGCAGGGTGATGAGTATGTTTATCATTCTATTTCCGGCAATATCAGCAGTCTGGACAATCTGAAGGCCCAGTCAAAGCGCATAACAGAACCGGCTTATTTTGACCGCAAAAAGATAGAGAACGATTCTCTTGTCGCGTCTTTACAAAGCACTGTGTTTACCAAGTCCTCGTCGGCCGCGTTTGATTCATACTGCGCTCAAAATTTTCTTGACAATATAATGCGCGGAGGGTATCCGGTTTCCATAGAGTATGCTTCGGGCAGGAAAAACCTGTATCTGTATTCCCGTAAACACGGCGACCTTGAACGCGATTATAATATGTTTTTGCTTGAACCTTCCTGTTTTTCACAGGGCAACGGTAATTACCGTGACATTAATCAAAACCGCAGGTGCGATGCCTGGTTTAACCCGGCGCTCGGCAGTGAAAATATATATTATTTTTTCAACCTTCTACAGACCGATGGGTATAACCCGCTCGTAATATGCCCCGACCGGTTTGAATTCAATCAAGACAAGGCCGCGATAAGCGGTTTTTTAAACCGTTATAATATGGAAAAGGTATCGGCATTTCTTAAAAATGATTTTACTCCCGGCGAGCTGATGAACTTTATTGACAGCAATAACATCATGCTAAGAGGCTCCAGGCCCGGCCTGTTAAGCGTTATTATGGAGAATTCAACAAAACATTCGCACGCGGTTCATGGAGAAGGATTTTGGACGGACCACTGGCATTATTGCCTTGACCTTCTGGAGAGTTTTGCTGGGTTATACCCTGAAATGTTGAATGAAATATTGTTCCAAAAAGAGGATTTTACTTTCTTTGACAACGCGTATATTGTTAGTCCAAGAAGCAAAAGGCATCTCCTGCATAAAGGTTTTTTTAGGCAATTCGGCAGTGTTGTAAAAGACGCTGAAAAGGAAAGTATTATCGCTTCACGGGGAAGGCCGGCTAATATATCAAGGTCTAAAAACGGCAAAGGCGGCATATATAATACGACACTGCTTGTCAAGATGGCGGTTGTTATAGCCAATAAATTCGCAAGCCTGGACCCCTTCGGCTGCGGCATAGAAATGGAAGCGGATAAACCTAATTGGTATGACTCTCTCAACGGCCTGCCCGGGCTTTTGGGTTCATCAACTTGCGAGACTTTTGAGTTAAAAAGATGGATCATGTTTTTAAGGGGCGCGGTCGCGGGATTAGGGCCTGCGAAGAAAAACAGCGCCCGTATCCCGGTTGAGCTATATGACCTATTAAACGGATTATGCCGGACATGCGAAAGCGGCTTAAGCGATTTCACGCGCTGGGACAGGAGAAACAGCTTAAAAGAAAAATACCGCTTAAAGACAAAATTTGGTTTTGAAGGCAGTGAAAAAGAAATAAGGCTTAAAGAGCTGGATTCTATATTGCGCGTATTTTTGTCGTTAATTGACAGGGGCCTGGAAAAGGCTTATGATAAAAAGTCAAAACTTTACCGCTCTTATTTTATCAATGAGGCGGTTGAATATAGCGCTGTATCAAAAGATCCGGACAAGGTTTATGCCAGGGCCGGGAAATTCCGGCAGACGCCTCTTCCTTTTTTTCTTGAAGGCATGGTACACGCGTTCAGGGTATCCGGCAAAAAGGATTGCCTGAAATATCACAAGACGGTCCGCTCCAGCGGGCTGTTTGATAAAAAGCTTAAAATGTATAAAGTCTGCGCAGCGCTTTGCAGCATGCCGGAAGAGATAGGCCGTTCGCGCGTGTTTACTCCGGGCTGGCTTGAGAATGAATCTGTCTGGCTGCATATGGAATATAAATATATGCTGGAATTATTGAAATCAGGCCTTTACAGGGAATTTTTTGATGATTTTCGCAATGTTTTTGTTCCGTTCATGAAACCGGAGATATACGGCAGGAGTATATTTGAAAATTCTTCTTTTATTGTCTCAAGCGCTTTTCCTGAAAAGGGCCTTCATGGCAATGGTTTTGTGGCGCGCTTAAGCGGTTCAACGGCGGAATTCATAAATATCTGGCTGATTATGTGCCTGGGGCATAGGCCGTTTTATTTAGACAAGGAAGCAAGGTTATGCGCCGGATTCAAGCCCATCCTTCCCGGCTGGTTGTTCACCGCGGGGCCGGCAGAGGGGTTTGCGAAAGGTGTTTTCGCGTTTAGTTTTCTTTCAAAGACGCAGGTGGTTTATCATAATCCTTTGAGAAAAGATACTTTCGGCCCGTCAGGGGCAAAAATAAAGAGTATTTTTATGCGATGGACAGACGGCAGGACAGCCCGGTTTAAGGGTGCCTCTATACCGTATCCTTATTCAAACGACATAAGAAAAGGCGATATTTCGCGTATAGAGATAGAAATGGCCTGACCGTCCCCCGCCCGCCGGTTATGATTTTAATGCTTGATTATTTTCTGTTTATGTGGTATATAGATATCCTGAAACATTTAACCCCCTAAAAGGCTCTATTATAGGAGAATCCCATCAGAATGAACCTGAAAAAATACGGCTATTTTTCCAAAGACCGTCTTGAATTTATTATAACTAATCCTGTCACCCCCAGGCCTTGGATTAATTATCTTACCAATGAAGACTATTGCGCCGTTATATCGCAAAATGCCGGAGGTTATAGTTTTTACAAAGACTGCCGAAGCGATAGGATACTGCGGTGGCAGCCCGATAACTGGCATTTTGACAGGCCGGGCAGGTATATTTATCTAAGGGATAAAAATACCGGTAAATGCTGGTCAGCCTCTTATCAGCCGATGAGGGTCAAACCGCAATTTTATCAGTCGCGGCATGGCTTGGGTTATACTATTACAAATACCACATATTACGGTATTAACATTGAAACCACATTTTTTGTCCCTTGCCATGATACCTGTGAAGTGTGGCATGTGAAGATATCAAATGATACGTCAAAGACTAAAAACCTGGAGGTATATCCGTACGCGGAATGGCTTCTTGGGGATTACCATCAGGAACTTCGTTACCGCAATATAATGAACCTTTACAATAGGGTCTGGTTTGATAAAACCAAAAAGGCCGTGTTTGCCAAAAAAACGGCATTCTGGGCGGATATGCGGATAAAACCCTATCCTTATATAAATTTTCTTGCTTCAAGCCTTCCTGTGGCAGGCTATGCCACGCAAAAAGACGGTTTCTTGGGGCGATATAATACGGAGGAAACGCCGCAGGCTGTCCTTGAGGGGAGTTTTAAGAATTCAGGGTTTACTTCAGGCGAGGATTCTATAGCGTGTCTCAAACATAATGTGGTTTTGAAACCCGGCTCGCGCAAGGAATTTACCATAGTGCTGGGGCAGACCGACAAAGATGACCATCTATCCGATATACTTGCAAAATACCGCAATGTTAAAAAAGCAAAAGAAGAATTTGCCAGAGTCAAGGCGCTTTGGAAGAAGAGAATCGCAGACAACATTGTGATAGAAACGCCGGATGATGATTTTAATAATATGATGAATTACTGGGTTAAGTACCAGGTTTATATATGTAATTTTTGGTCGCGTTCACCCAGTTATTATCATGAAGGTTCAGGCGGGCGGGGATACAGAGATTCATGCCAGGACGCTGAAAGTATTATGGCTATAGACACAAAGCACGCCAAAAAGAAAATCAGGCGCATAGTTTCTCTTATCAGAAAAGACGGCACATGCGCCCCGGGTTTTTCCGATACCACAGGCCCTGCCGGCCACAGGCCGAACAAGGACCATCCTATTTGGCTTACCATGACTGTGTCGGCCTATGTCAAAGAGACCGGTGATAAGGAAATATTGCTTGAATATGCCCCCTATCTTAAAGACAAATGGATAAACGGCTGGTCTGTTGACACAAACTATCAGGCCGGCATTTCTACCGACGGGGAAGGGACTATATTTGACCATCTTGAGAGGAACCTGAATTTTACCTTTAATGATGTAGGGCCCAGAGGCCTGCCTCTTATAGGCCACGCGGACTGGAATGACGCGATAGACGCCGCCGGTATCAAGCTTAAGGGGGAAAGCGTCTGGCTTGCTATGGCGCTTGTCAGAAGCCTTAAGACATTGGCTGAAATGGCACTGCTTATAGGTCAAACGGAAAAAGCCGATCAGCTTTTACATAAAGCCGGCACAATGACCGGCAGGATAAATGATTCCGCCTGGGACGGGAATTGGTACGTAAGGGGTTTTACTGATGAAGGGTTTATTTACGGTTCCCGCAAAAATAAGGAAGGCAGGGTGTTTATCAATACGCAGAGCTGGGCCGTGCTTTCCGGTGTGGCTGATGCCGCGCGCAGAGAAAAAATACTGAAATCCGTTGATAAATATCTTAATGGTCCGCACGGCCTGGCGTTATTTTATCCGGCTTTTTCCAAATGGGACAGCAGATTAGGAAGGATCAGCATGTTTTCGGAAGGCACCAAGGAGAATGCCGCGGTATTTTGCCACGCGGTCATGTTTCAAGCGGTCGCGGAATGTATGGCCGGCCGAGGGAACAAGGCATATGAGGCTATGAAGAAGATCATGCCATGTAATCAGAAGGACTACGATCTTTATAAGACAGAACCTTTCGCCTATGCGGAATATATTGTAGGCCCCCAGCACCCTTATCTCTCCGGAGAGGGCGCTTTTACATGGATAACGGGTAATGCGGGTTGGAATTTTTTGGCGGCTACCGAATGGGTATTGGGCGCCAGGCGCGAATATGAAGGTTTGCGTATAGATCCCTGTATACCAAGTTCCTGGAAACAGGCAAGGATAAAAAGGCCTTTTAGAGGGTCTATTTATGATATATTGATCAAAAACCCTGATAACAAAGAAAAGGGAGTCAAAAAGCTTATTGTTGATGGCAGGCAGATGGAGTCAAATCTTATTTATCCGCACTCGGACGGCAATGTCCATAAAGTTGAGGTTCTTTTAGGCTGATCATGCCTTTTTGTGCGGTTTTTAGGCAGATTTTGTCTTAAAAACTGCTGATAAAAATCAAAAAATTAATCGGTGGGAAGAATAAAAATAGATTTTTTTAAAACTTTAGAAAATAATACAAAAAGCTTGACAAAAGATAGGTTTTCTGCTATATTTATAATATAAAAGTAGTTTTTTGTAGTTTTGTTTATTATTATTGTTTTATATATAAAGTAATAAGAGAGGAGAAAAGATGAAATTTCTTACTTGGAGTTTTATTAAAAAATTTACCGGAAAGGAGGTGAAAAACATGAGAGTATTATTATCCATTATTATGACCATTACGATGGTAATCTCTACAAGCGGACTGTCTTTTGCCGAGTTCTCAAGCATAGGCAAAAGCACTTTTTCCGCTTCAGGCACGGTAGGCGGTTCGGGCGGTGTTACAGTGGCTTTTAGCGCCAACCTGAAAAACATTACAGGCGATACTACAAGCTCATCTGTAACATGGTCTACAATTACCGCGGGCACTACCGGATGGTTGGCGGCACAGCAGTATATCGCTGTGCAAGGGTTTGCTACCTACAGTGATTGGGGTATACAGATATATACCAATAACACCAATTATACTGGATCAGGTGACCCTGCCGGATTGATCAATCAAAGCAATACTATTTACAGTTTGCCTATGGCATGGAGAACAAAGACAACCAAACTTGCTTCAGGCAGTACTGAACTTAGTATAATTGAAAAGACAGTCGGAGGATATGCAGTCCTCGCCGATGGAACAGGGCAGACTTATTATCCCTGGTTCTATATGCTTGATAAGCGATCGGATCTGGATACAGCTACTGCCGGCGTTCAGGCATTTGGTAACTATCAGGAGTATGCGACCTTTATAGGTTCTAAAGGTTATCAGCATGCGCCTTCAGATTATGCCACGCCGTCTTCTGCTGATATGACATATTATGTTTATCTTGGAGCCAAGTTTACGCAGGCGGCCC
The genomic region above belongs to Candidatus Omnitrophota bacterium and contains:
- a CDS encoding cellobiose phosphorylase, producing MPGKVKYYFGKNNEFIIDNYYLAKPFSSFFCGIAGQWGVPAWVFYVNRGQAIASFGTKDKDNPIMEFQPANKSYYLGPILGFRTFIKIMSASGPVFYDAFSTSLHNSSYDIKNSMIITSAGLKLSEVNHTLGIGVCVEYFTIPGDTYGALARKVTITNLAKEAKEFEVLDGLPQIQPYGVNNFFLKQMSRTIEAWVVVENLENDLPFFRLKVEPADRPEVVHVKRGNFYAPFDSKGAMKVIVQPDLVFGAQNDLIIPAAFLRKGFFPVPKCQFAKSKTPCAFAYKRIRLKQGDEYVYHSISGNISSLDNLKAQSKRITEPAYFDRKKIENDSLVASLQSTVFTKSSSAAFDSYCAQNFLDNIMRGGYPVSIEYASGRKNLYLYSRKHGDLERDYNMFLLEPSCFSQGNGNYRDINQNRRCDAWFNPALGSENIYYFFNLLQTDGYNPLVICPDRFEFNQDKAAISGFLNRYNMEKVSAFLKNDFTPGELMNFIDSNNIMLRGSRPGLLSVIMENSTKHSHAVHGEGFWTDHWHYCLDLLESFAGLYPEMLNEILFQKEDFTFFDNAYIVSPRSKRHLLHKGFFRQFGSVVKDAEKESIIASRGRPANISRSKNGKGGIYNTTLLVKMAVVIANKFASLDPFGCGIEMEADKPNWYDSLNGLPGLLGSSTCETFELKRWIMFLRGAVAGLGPAKKNSARIPVELYDLLNGLCRTCESGLSDFTRWDRRNSLKEKYRLKTKFGFEGSEKEIRLKELDSILRVFLSLIDRGLEKAYDKKSKLYRSYFINEAVEYSAVSKDPDKVYARAGKFRQTPLPFFLEGMVHAFRVSGKKDCLKYHKTVRSSGLFDKKLKMYKVCAALCSMPEEIGRSRVFTPGWLENESVWLHMEYKYMLELLKSGLYREFFDDFRNVFVPFMKPEIYGRSIFENSSFIVSSAFPEKGLHGNGFVARLSGSTAEFINIWLIMCLGHRPFYLDKEARLCAGFKPILPGWLFTAGPAEGFAKGVFAFSFLSKTQVVYHNPLRKDTFGPSGAKIKSIFMRWTDGRTARFKGASIPYPYSNDIRKGDISRIEIEMA